The Candidatus Methylomirabilota bacterium sequence TCGCGGCGTCCCGCCGGGAGTCCCGCCAGATGGTGGCCCACGGGCATTTCCAGGTGAACGGACGCAAGGTGTCGATCCCTTCGTATCTGACCAAGGTCGGGGACACCGTCCAGCTGCGACCGAGCTCCAAGCACGCTCCCCGTGTCGACGACAACGTCAACGCGGGGCGCGGCCAGGTTCCCCAGTGGCTGGAGCTCCAGCCCGAGGCGCGGCGCGGGGTCGTCCGCAGCCTGCCCCTGCGCGAGGATGTCCAGATTCCCGTGTCCGAACAGCTCATCGTCGAGCTCTACAGCAAGTAGCAGGAGCCGTCATGCCACGCATTCCGTTTCAGAAGCCGCGAAAGGTCGACTGGGAGATCTTGAGCGAGCGGTACGGCCGGCTGGTGTCCGAGCCCTTCGAGAAGGGGTATGCCCTCACGGTGGGCAACGCGCTGCGCCGGACGCTACTCGCCATCGTCCCCGGGGCGGCCGTCACCTGGATCAAGATCGAGGGAGTGAAGGGCCCCGAGGCCAAGATTCCCGGAGTCGTGGAAGGCACCGCCGATGTGCTCATGAACTTCAAGAAGCTGGCGATCCAGGTTCCCGCCGGCGAGCCGCAGGTGCTCAGCCTGGAGTTCACCGGCCCCAAGACCGTCACCGGCGCCGACGTTCCGGAAACCGACCTCGAAGTCGTGAATCCCGAGGTCCATCTGTTCACGCTGGAGGGCGGAGCCCGGCTGAGCCTGGAGATCGGCATCGGCGTGGGCCGCGGTTACGAGGCGGCCGATCGGAAGACGTCGCCGCCGCCGCCCGGAGCTTTGATCCTGGACGCGGCCTACTCGCCCATCACCCGGGTCTCCTACAGCGTCGAGATGTCCCGGTTGGGAAAGATCACCGACTACGAGAAACTCGCGCTGGAGATCTGGACGAATGGTGCGGTCAGTCCGGACGATGCGCTGGAGCGGGCGGCGAGCTTCCTCCGTGGCCACTTCAGCCCCTTGACCGTCCGTACCGGTGAAGAGGAAACGGAAGCGGAGGGCGGCTCCGGCGAGGAGTATCTGCGGGAGGCGTTGTCCAAGACCCTCGAGGAGCTCCCGCTCCCGGCGCGGGCGGTGAACGCGCTGAAGAACGCGGAGATCCACCTGGTGGCCGACCTCGCCCAGAAGACCGAGACCGACCTCGAGCAGGTCAAGAACCTCGGAGAGAAATCGATCGACGAGATCAAGAGCGCACTGGCCGGGCTGGGGTTGTCGCTGGGGATGCGCATCGATCCGGGGATCCTGGGCGCGCTGGGGCGGGGAGGCCTGGTTCGATGAGACATCGCGCCCACCGATACCGGCTCGGCCGGGAGTCGGCGCACCGCTTGGCTATGGTGCGCAACCTCCTGGTCGCCTTGTTCCGTCACGAACGGATCACCACGACCGAAACCAAAGCCAAGGCGGTCCGGCCTCTGGCCGACCGCATCGTCACCCTGGCCAAGCAGGAGAGCCTGCACGCCCGACGCCAGGCGCTGGCCATGGTTCCCGACGCCCAGGTGGTCGCCCGGCTCTTCGATACGATCGCCGCTCGCTTCTCCGACCGTCACGGCGGCTACACGCGAATCATCAAGAACGGCGTCCGTCGGGGTGACGCGGCGCCGCTGGTATTCCTGGAGCTGGTCGATCGGGCGGACACCGGCGCCGACAAAGACAAGGACAAGGCTGACCGGAAAGCGAAACCCGCCCGGGGGCGGGCCCAGGCGGGCCGTCGAGGGAAGAAGAAGGAAAAGGCCGCCGCCTCGTCCTAGCTCACTTCACGTGCCGGCGAAAGAACGCCAGCGTGCGTCGCCAGGCGTCCTCCGCCGCCGCCTTGTTGTAGGCATCGGGTCGCTCGTCGTTGAAGAATGCGTGGCCTACGTTCGGATAGATGTGGATTTCCGATTGCTTGCCGGCCTTCTTGATCGCCGCGTCGACGTCTCTGGCCGCCTGCGGCGTCACGAACTGATCGGTCTCGGCGAACAGGCCGAGCACCGGTCCGGACAGCTTCGAGTAATCCGGCTTGACATTGGGATGGATGCCGTAGAAATCGACGCAGGCCCCGACGGCCGGGTTCAGGGTGGCCGCGAACAGGGCGAGCTGCCCGCCCATGCAGAAGCCCACGACCCCGACGGTCCTGGTCGACGAATGCTGGAGCAGGGTCGTGGTGGCAGCGCGCAGATCCTTCTCGGCCTGCCCGATGTTGAGCGCCATGAACAGCTTGCCGGCCTCGTCGGGCTCGGACGCCGTCTTGCCGTGGTAGAGGTCGGGCGCCAGGGCGGTGAAACCCTCGCCGGCGAACCGGTCGCACACGCTCTTGATGTGGCCGACCAGCCCCCACCATTCCTGCAGGACGAGAACGCCCGGACCTTTACCGGCCGCGGGGGTGGCCAGATACCCAGACGTCATGGTGCCGTTCGACGGAAACTCCACCATCTTGCCAGCCATGAACTCGCCTCCTTGACGTTGGGACGGACGCCCGTCTAGCCGGGTGCGGTCGGCGGTGGGCCCGTGAAGGCGATCTTGACCGCGGTGACCCGGCGCGTGTCCGCCTCGAGGATGGTGATGGCGTAACCGGCAACCTGGATCTGCTCGCCCCGCCGGGGGATTCGGCCCAGGGTGGCCAGGACCAGTCCGGCCACGGTCTCGCAGTCCTTTTTCGGGACTTCCCAGTCCAGCGCTTCGTTCAACTCGTCGATGTTGATCCGGGCCGCCACCCAGTAGCTGCCGTCGGGGAGCCGCTCGATGGGCGCCGCCGGGCGGTCGTGCTCGTCCTGGATCTCGCCGACGATCTCCTCGAGGATGTCTTCGAGGGTGACGATGCCAGTACTGCCTCCGTACTCGTCGACCACGATAGCCATGTGCACCCGGCCTCGCTGCATTTCCCGGAGCAGGTCGTCGATCCGCTTGGTTTCCGGCACATAGTACGGCTGGCGTATCAGCTCGTCCAGCGTCTTGGCCGAGGCGCCCCGCCGCAAGAGGTCCATGGCCGCCACCACCCCGACGATGTTCGTCTCCCGCTGGCTGTACACCGGTACACGGGAAAAACCGCGCTGCTGGATCACCGCGACGGCGTCGCGCGGCGTCGCGGTGACGGGAAGCATCACGACCTCGACCAGCGGCACCATGATCTCCCGGACGGTCGTGTCGCCGAGGTCGAAGATCTTGTCGATCATCGCGGCCTCTTGCGTGGTGACGTCGGCCTCGCCCGGCTCCATACTCAGCAGCGCTTTGAGCTCCTCGCGCGACACGAAGTGTCGCGTGTCCGGCCGGCCGGCTCCCATGAGGCGAAGGAGCCAGCCGACGATGGTGTGGGCGAACACCACGAAAGGAGCGAGCAGCACCGAGGACCAGCTGAGAAGCCGATACAGCTTGAGCACCAGCGGTGTCGCCCATTCCCGGGCGACGGCTTTGGGAATGACCTCGCCGAACACCAGCATGATGGGCGTCAGCACCGCGGTGACGACGAGGGGCGCCAGGCTGCCCAGCTGCGGCAACAACGCAAACGTCGCCGCCGAAGCCGCCACCACATGGGCGATGGTGACACCCATCATGGCGGTAGCCAGCGTCCGGGCCGGGTTCCGGAACGCCTCCAGGTACGCGGCGGCGCCGGCGTGGCCCTCCTCGGCCAGATGGCGCAGCCGCACGCGGTTGGCGGCGATGAAGGCCATCTCCGCCGCCGAGAAGAAGATGGTGGCGATCAAACAGATCACCGGGATCCAGAGCAGGCTCATGCTGCGGCCTCGCCTTCGTGCGGACTGCCCAGCGTCAGCAGCACCTCCACGACCCGGGTACGCTCGACCTTCTCGACGGTGAGGGTGAGCTCGGCGGTCTGCAGACGCTCGGCCTTGCGGGGGACCCGTCCGAACAGATCGAGCACCCAGCCGCCGACGGTGTCATACGCCTGGTTGGAGATCGCCAACCCGGTCACGGCGTTCAGCTCCTCGATCGGCAGCTTTCCGGACACCCGATAGGTGGTGGCGTCCAGTCGCTGGATCAGCCGCTCGGGCTCATCGAACTCGTCGGCGATCTCGCCGACCAGCTCTTCCAGCAGATCTTCCAGCGCGACGAGCCCGGCGGTCCCCCCGTACTCGTCCACCACGATGGCCAGGTGGATCTTCTTGGCCTGCAGCTCCTGGAGCAGCGCGTCGGCCCGCTTGGTTTCCGGCACGAAATACGGAGGGTGGAGGTGGCCCCGAAGGTCGAAGTCGGCGGGAAGGCCCTCGGCGTCGGGCAGCAAATCCTTCGTGTAGAGGATGCCCACCACGACGTCGATGGAGCCCTCGAATACTGGCACCCGAGAATGGAGATTCTCCCGCAGCGCCGGGAGGATCTCGTCCACCGGTGTCTCGACGTCCAGGCAGAACATGTCGGTCCGGGGCACCATGATCGAGCGCACCAGCGTGTCTTCGAGCTCGAAGACCTTGTGGATCATCTCCCGCTCGCCCCGCTCGACCACGCCTTCGCTGGCGCCGACGTCGACGAGCGTGCGCAGCTCGTCTTCGTTGATCTCGGGTCCGGCCTCCCGGTCCCGGCCGATGAGGCGCAGGGTGAGGGTGCTCAACCCGGCCAGTCCCACCCGAACCGGTATCAGGACCCGCTCCAGCCAGGCCACCGGCCGACCGGCGAAGGCGAGAAAGCGCTCGGGATACTTGACGGCGATCGTCATGGGCAGGACCTCACCGAACGTGGTGAGGAGGAGCACCATGGCCAGGATTTCGGCGACGAGCCCCCAGCCCGGGCCGAACGCGGCCTCGGCGAGCGTCGCGGCGAGAGCCGCGGCCCCGATGTTGATCACGGTGATCCCGACCAGCAGGGTGACCAGCAAGTCGTGGGGGCGGTCGATGAGGGGCGCCCGGCTGACGTCGTGTGTCTCCGACGCAGCCAGCCGGCGAAGCCGGGCCCGACCGAGCGAAAAGTACGCCGCCTCGGCGCCGGTGAGAAGCCCCGAGCCGGCGATCAGCAGAGCCAGGAGCAGGAGCTTGAGTACGATGCCGTCACCCACGGCGACGCCCCGTCACGAAGTGCTCGAATCCGCCCGCGGCCGGCCGCGCGCGTCCCCGGGTATCGACGAAGGCGACCCGCTCGCCGGCCACGATCTCTCCGATGGGGGTCAATTGCGTGCCCGAGGCGGCCTGCAGCCCTTCGGCCAGCCGGGGGAGCGCGTCGGCCGTGCAGGTGAGGAGGAGCTCGTAGTCCTCGCCGCCGCCGGTAGCCCAGGCGACCGGGTCGGCGCCGAGGGCCCTGGCCACGGTCCGTGTGTCGCTGTCGATGGGCAGGCGGTCAATCTCCACTCGGGCCCCCACCCCGCTCTCCTCCACGATGTGGCCGAGATCCGTGGCCAGGCCGTCCGAGAGGTCGATCATGGCCGTCACGCCGGCGGCGCTGCCCAGCCACCGGCCTTCCCCTACGCGAGGCCGGGGTCGGAGGTGCGCGGCCGTCAGTCGGGCCAGCACGTCGGCAGGGACACCAGCCGGCGCCTTGGCCCGCTCGAGCACGGCCAGGCCGGCCGCGGCTCGCCCCAGCGGGCCGGTCACCGCCACCACATCGCCCGGTCGGGCTCCGCCGCGGAGCCTCGGGGCCTGGGCCGCCTCACCGAGAACGGTCACGGTGACGAACCAGCCCGCCGGGGAGGCCGAGGTGTCCCCGCCCACGATGGCCACCCCGTGCTCCGCTCCGAGCGCCAGAGCCCCCGTATAGAAGGCCTCGACCTCCTCCATCGCCGTCTGCGCAGGACAGGCCAGCGCGACGAGGACCCAGCGGGAGTGGGCGCCCATCGCCGCGATATCCGAGAGGTTCACCGCCAGCGACTTCCAGCCGATATCGGCGGGTTCCGTGTAGCGCCGCCGGAAGTGGACGTCCTCGATCAAGAGGTCCGTGGTGGCGACGAGCCGTGCGCCCGGGGTCGGGACGAGCACTGCACAATCGTCCCCGATGCCCGTCTCGACGCCATCGCCCCGGCCGGCCAGACGGCGCACGGCCCGGATCAGGGCACCCTCGGTGAGACGGCCGTCCCGCGGCGCCGCTCGGGCGCGGCGGGGGCCCGACCTGGAGGCCTGCCGCCTCATCGCTGCCCGAGAAAGTTCCCAAGCAGCCGCTTGCCCTCCGTCGTGAGGATCGACTCTGGATGGAACTGGACGCCTTCGATCGGGTGGTGCCGGTGCCGTACTCCCATGATCTCGCCGTCATCCGTCCAGGCCGTGATCTCCAGGTCAGGCGGCACGGTGTCCCTGATGATGGCGAGCGAATGGTACCGGGTGGCCTCGAAGGGGGACGGCAGCCCCTGAAAGACGCCCTGCCCGCCATGGTGGATCGCCGATGTCTTGCCGTGCATCAAGCGGTGGGCCCGGGCGACGGTCGCCCCGAACGCCCGGCCGATCGCCTGGTGTCCCAGGCAGACGCCCAGCACAGGCGTCGTGGCTCCGAGTCGGCGGACTACCTCGATCGACACCCCGGCCTGGTCGGGGGTGCCTGGCCCCGGAGAGATCACGATGCCGTCCGGCTGCAGCGCCGCGATGGCATCGACGTCCTGCTCGTCGTTGCGGATGACCTTGAGGGTGGCTCCGAGCTCGCCGAGATACTGGACCAGATTCCAGGTGAACGAGTCGTAGTTGTCGATGACGAGGATCATGAGCGCGTAGGGGCGGCCATGCGCAGCGCGAGCACGAGCCCCCGGGCCTTCGAGCACGTCTCCAGCCACTCGGTCTTGGGATCCGAATCGGCGACGATGCCCGCCCCGACCTGGACCGAAGCGCGGTTGCCGTGACACACGATCGTCCGAATCGTGATGCAGGAATCGAGGTTGCCCGAATAGGAGATATAGCCCACCGCGCCGCCGTACGGGCCACGCCCGGCCGGCTCCAGCCCGGCGATGATCTCCATGGCCCGGATCTTGGGGGCGCCGGTCAGCGTGCCGGCGGGAAAGCAGGCCTGCAGGACATCGAGCGCGTCGGCGCCCGGGCGGAGCTGGCCGACTACGTGGCTGACCAGGTGCATGACGTGGGAGTAGCGCTCGATGGCCATGAACTCCGTCACCTTCACCGAGCCCAGCACGGACACCCGCCCCACGTCATTGCGGCCCAGGTCGACGAGCATGACGTGCTCGGCGCGCTCCTTGGGGTCGGCCAGCAGGCTCTCGGCGATCGAGCGATCCTGGGTGTCCGTGGCCCCCCGGGGGCTGGTGCCCGCGATCGGACGCACCTCGACGCGGTCGCCCTCGAGACGCACCAGGACCTCGGGCGAAGATCCGACGACCGTCGCGTTGCCGAGCCGGAGATAGAACAGATACGGCGACGGGTTGATGGTCCTCAGCGCGCGATAGATCGTGAAGGGGTCCGCCGGCAGCGGGCAGTCCAGTCGCCGCGACAGGACGATCTGGTACGCGTCGCCGGCCGCGATGTACTCCTTGGCCTTCCGGACGGCGTCGGTGAAACCGTCCTCGTCCATCGTGGAGGTGAAGCCCTCCTCACCCAGGGCCACCAGGGGGCCGGCCGGCGCCAGGTTGAGCGGGGCGGGCGGCCGCGCCGGCCGACCCAGCTTCGCGAGCGTCATCCCGATCCGCACGGCGGCCCGGTCGTAGGCCTGATCGATCGACGCGTCGTCGCGCTGCTCGACGTGGGCGTTGG is a genomic window containing:
- a CDS encoding DNA-directed RNA polymerase subunit alpha, translated to MPRIPFQKPRKVDWEILSERYGRLVSEPFEKGYALTVGNALRRTLLAIVPGAAVTWIKIEGVKGPEAKIPGVVEGTADVLMNFKKLAIQVPAGEPQVLSLEFTGPKTVTGADVPETDLEVVNPEVHLFTLEGGARLSLEIGIGVGRGYEAADRKTSPPPPGALILDAAYSPITRVSYSVEMSRLGKITDYEKLALEIWTNGAVSPDDALERAASFLRGHFSPLTVRTGEEETEAEGGSGEEYLREALSKTLEELPLPARAVNALKNAEIHLVADLAQKTETDLEQVKNLGEKSIDEIKSALAGLGLSLGMRIDPGILGALGRGGLVR
- a CDS encoding hemolysin family protein, whose translation is MGDGIVLKLLLLALLIAGSGLLTGAEAAYFSLGRARLRRLAASETHDVSRAPLIDRPHDLLVTLLVGITVINIGAAALAATLAEAAFGPGWGLVAEILAMVLLLTTFGEVLPMTIAVKYPERFLAFAGRPVAWLERVLIPVRVGLAGLSTLTLRLIGRDREAGPEINEDELRTLVDVGASEGVVERGEREMIHKVFELEDTLVRSIMVPRTDMFCLDVETPVDEILPALRENLHSRVPVFEGSIDVVVGILYTKDLLPDAEGLPADFDLRGHLHPPYFVPETKRADALLQELQAKKIHLAIVVDEYGGTAGLVALEDLLEELVGEIADEFDEPERLIQRLDATTYRVSGKLPIEELNAVTGLAISNQAYDTVGGWVLDLFGRVPRKAERLQTAELTLTVEKVERTRVVEVLLTLGSPHEGEAAA
- a CDS encoding dienelactone hydrolase family protein codes for the protein MAGKMVEFPSNGTMTSGYLATPAAGKGPGVLVLQEWWGLVGHIKSVCDRFAGEGFTALAPDLYHGKTASEPDEAGKLFMALNIGQAEKDLRAATTTLLQHSSTRTVGVVGFCMGGQLALFAATLNPAVGACVDFYGIHPNVKPDYSKLSGPVLGLFAETDQFVTPQAARDVDAAIKKAGKQSEIHIYPNVGHAFFNDERPDAYNKAAAEDAWRRTLAFFRRHVK
- the thiL gene encoding thiamine-phosphate kinase — its product is MRRQASRSGPRRARAAPRDGRLTEGALIRAVRRLAGRGDGVETGIGDDCAVLVPTPGARLVATTDLLIEDVHFRRRYTEPADIGWKSLAVNLSDIAAMGAHSRWVLVALACPAQTAMEEVEAFYTGALALGAEHGVAIVGGDTSASPAGWFVTVTVLGEAAQAPRLRGGARPGDVVAVTGPLGRAAAGLAVLERAKAPAGVPADVLARLTAAHLRPRPRVGEGRWLGSAAGVTAMIDLSDGLATDLGHIVEESGVGARVEIDRLPIDSDTRTVARALGADPVAWATGGGEDYELLLTCTADALPRLAEGLQAASGTQLTPIGEIVAGERVAFVDTRGRARPAAGGFEHFVTGRRRG
- a CDS encoding hemolysin family protein, with the protein product MSLLWIPVICLIATIFFSAAEMAFIAANRVRLRHLAEEGHAGAAAYLEAFRNPARTLATAMMGVTIAHVVAASAATFALLPQLGSLAPLVVTAVLTPIMLVFGEVIPKAVAREWATPLVLKLYRLLSWSSVLLAPFVVFAHTIVGWLLRLMGAGRPDTRHFVSREELKALLSMEPGEADVTTQEAAMIDKIFDLGDTTVREIMVPLVEVVMLPVTATPRDAVAVIQQRGFSRVPVYSQRETNIVGVVAAMDLLRRGASAKTLDELIRQPYYVPETKRIDDLLREMQRGRVHMAIVVDEYGGSTGIVTLEDILEEIVGEIQDEHDRPAAPIERLPDGSYWVAARINIDELNEALDWEVPKKDCETVAGLVLATLGRIPRRGEQIQVAGYAITILEADTRRVTAVKIAFTGPPPTAPG
- the trpE gene encoding anthranilate synthase component I, whose protein sequence is MPVFAELPADLDTPLSAYLRLRPGPYSFLLESVEGGEKWARYSFLGTDPLMILTAKNGRITLRRAGSRAVERLPDGNPLDTLRRLLGGFQPVTVPGLPRFQGGAVGYLAYDMVRHMERLPAAAHDDLGLPDTVFMFTDTLLVFDNLRHRLLVIANAHVEQRDDASIDQAYDRAAVRIGMTLAKLGRPARPPAPLNLAPAGPLVALGEEGFTSTMDEDGFTDAVRKAKEYIAAGDAYQIVLSRRLDCPLPADPFTIYRALRTINPSPYLFYLRLGNATVVGSSPEVLVRLEGDRVEVRPIAGTSPRGATDTQDRSIAESLLADPKERAEHVMLVDLGRNDVGRVSVLGSVKVTEFMAIERYSHVMHLVSHVVGQLRPGADALDVLQACFPAGTLTGAPKIRAMEIIAGLEPAGRGPYGGAVGYISYSGNLDSCITIRTIVCHGNRASVQVGAGIVADSDPKTEWLETCSKARGLVLALRMAAPTRS
- a CDS encoding aminodeoxychorismate/anthranilate synthase component II, which encodes MILVIDNYDSFTWNLVQYLGELGATLKVIRNDEQDVDAIAALQPDGIVISPGPGTPDQAGVSIEVVRRLGATTPVLGVCLGHQAIGRAFGATVARAHRLMHGKTSAIHHGGQGVFQGLPSPFEATRYHSLAIIRDTVPPDLEITAWTDDGEIMGVRHRHHPIEGVQFHPESILTTEGKRLLGNFLGQR
- the rplQ gene encoding 50S ribosomal protein L17; translated protein: MRHRAHRYRLGRESAHRLAMVRNLLVALFRHERITTTETKAKAVRPLADRIVTLAKQESLHARRQALAMVPDAQVVARLFDTIAARFSDRHGGYTRIIKNGVRRGDAAPLVFLELVDRADTGADKDKDKADRKAKPARGRAQAGRRGKKKEKAAASS